One stretch of Desulforegula conservatrix Mb1Pa DNA includes these proteins:
- a CDS encoding Mu transposase C-terminal domain-containing protein: MNQGKRKHPGSKVRIRIIKRRVWKGVIRVDENDYADQRLREYEGCQVDVGFDPKRPEYVWIRLDDGRGLMASRVVKRNLDIKGGNYAA, translated from the coding sequence ATGAACCAAGGCAAAAGAAAGCACCCTGGGTCAAAGGTTCGGATACGAATCATCAAGCGCAGGGTCTGGAAAGGCGTGATCCGGGTGGATGAGAATGATTACGCGGATCAGAGGCTCAGGGAATACGAAGGTTGTCAGGTGGATGTGGGTTTTGATCCGAAAAGGCCGGAATATGTGTGGATTCGTCTGGATGATGGTCGGGGTCTGATGGCTTCAAGGGTGGTGAAACGCAATCTTGATATTAAGGGAGGTAATTATGCCGCGTGA
- a CDS encoding helix-turn-helix domain-containing protein has protein sequence MNEVDALGLLRQKVDDFGQGEVAKRLGYSKATVSLVINDKYNGNLNSVLLKVKEVFGGLKVNCPVLGEIDLAECAENKRQPFSASNPLRVRLFKACKACEVGR, from the coding sequence ATGAATGAAGTAGATGCTCTTGGATTGCTCAGACAGAAGGTTGATGATTTTGGTCAGGGAGAGGTTGCAAAGCGGCTTGGATATTCAAAGGCGACAGTCAGCCTTGTGATTAACGACAAGTATAATGGAAATTTAAACTCGGTTTTATTGAAGGTTAAAGAGGTTTTCGGCGGCCTGAAAGTAAACTGCCCGGTGCTTGGAGAAATTGATCTGGCCGAATGCGCGGAAAACAAAAGGCAGCCTTTTTCGGCAAGTAACCCTTTGAGGGTGAGACTTTTCAAGGCTTGCAAGGCGTGTGAGGTGGGCAGATGA